The Candidatus Acidiferrales bacterium genomic interval GCTGCATGGATCGCAGGACTTGCTTGCCCGATCTCGTTCGTCACCGTGGTCGCGGTCAATTTCGGCATCTTCGAACGCCTGATCGTATCCGGCAATCCGGCGGAAACCGCTCGGAATATCCTGGCGCACGAAACACTATTCCGCATCGGCATCGCGGGCGACCTGGTCTACTGCGTGGGCGTTGTCGTACTGCTCACAGCGCTTTACGTCATTCTCAAGCCGGTGGACCAGAACCTTGCCTTGCTCGCAGCATTCGGCCGGCTGGTCCATGGCTTCACGTGGCTCCTGGTGACGCTCAATCTCTTTACCGCTCTGCGGCTGTTGAGCGGCGCTGATTACTCGCGAGCGTTTGGACCAGATCAGTTACCGGTCGTGGCGCGGCTGTACCTCTCTGGTTTCGACGCGTACTACGTTGGCTTGCTGTTTTGGGGATTGGGAGCCACCGTTGGTAGTTACTTGTGGTTCAAGTCGGGCTACGTCCCCAGAGCACTGGCTGCCTTTGGTGTGATCTCGTCTGCATGGTGCGCGGCCTGCACTTTTGTTCTTTACATCTTCCCCGACTTTCCCAAGCTAGTGAACCTGTGGTGGTTCGATTCGCCTATGGCTGTCTTCGAACTGGCACTGAGTTTTTGGCTTCTGTTTAAGGGATTAAGGCCATCTGGAATACCTGAGCCCGATAAAGCAAGCGATCGAGCACAGGCCGGTGCCGTCTGACCCATATGAAAGCAATCGTCTATTACAGCTACGGTTCGCCCGATGTTCTCAAGTGTGAAGAGATCGAGAAGCCGACCGCTGGGGACAATGAAGTTTTGATAAAAGTCCGCGCGGCTTCCGTCAATCCACTTGACTGGCGCCTCATGAGAGGTAAACCGTTGTTTGTCCGCCTAGCGATCGGGGGGCTGCGCAAACCAAAGATCACACGCCTAGGGGTTGATCTGGCCGGGCAGGTTGAAGCGGTTGGCAGGAACGTAACGCAGTTTCAACCAGGTGATGAGGTATTCGGCGCGTGCCATGGGGCCTTTGCCGAGTATGTGTGTGCTATTGAAGATAAATTGGCACTGAAGCCAGCCAACATATCGTTTGAGGACGCAGCAGCCGTACCAGTGGCGGCACTCAGTGCCCTTCAGGGTCTTCGTGATAAGGGACGCATCCAGCGAGGCCACAAGGTTCTGGTTGATGGCGCGTCTGGTGGTGTGGGTACATTTGCGGTCCAGATTGCCAAATCGTTCGGGGCTGAAGTCACTGCTGTGTGCAGCACGAGGAATGTGGACACGGCGCGATCGATTGGCGCAGACCATGTCATTGATTACACTCGAGAAGACTTCACGCAAAG includes:
- a CDS encoding NAD(P)-dependent alcohol dehydrogenase, which translates into the protein MKAIVYYSYGSPDVLKCEEIEKPTAGDNEVLIKVRAASVNPLDWRLMRGKPLFVRLAIGGLRKPKITRLGVDLAGQVEAVGRNVTQFQPGDEVFGACHGAFAEYVCAIEDKLALKPANISFEDAAAVPVAALSALQGLRDKGRIQRGHKVLVDGASGGVGTFAVQIAKSFGAEVTAVCSTRNVDTARSIGADHVIDYTREDFTQSGQRYDLIIAANAYHSIFDYRRALGQDGIYVMVGGGWAQILQAMLLGPLLSLIGSKKMCFFIAKLNKTDLVLLKDFLAAGKIVPVIDRGYPLSDVAEALRYLEEGHARGKVVITLEHNNKT
- a CDS encoding DUF4386 domain-containing protein translates to MKISTIDGSQRKAAWIAGLACPISFVTVVAVNFGIFERLIVSGNPAETARNILAHETLFRIGIAGDLVYCVGVVVLLTALYVILKPVDQNLALLAAFGRLVHGFTWLLVTLNLFTALRLLSGADYSRAFGPDQLPVVARLYLSGFDAYYVGLLFWGLGATVGSYLWFKSGYVPRALAAFGVISSAWCAACTFVLYIFPDFPKLVNLWWFDSPMAVFELALSFWLLFKGLRPSGIPEPDKASDRAQAGAV